The sequence TTAAGCCTGAGGTCGTTAAGGCCTATGCCTCGCTGTTGCGTGCGCTGCAAGAGGCGGCACAGATTAGCACGCCGATTACGCTTGACCATCTGCTGAAATTTTCTGATATGTTTGAGTCTGTGGAAGAAGAACCAGAGGAAGTTGAGCGAGAGTGGCAAATTATCTGCAAAGCAATTGACCAAGCTATTCAAGCTGTGCGCATGATGCGCCGTAAAGAAGGTGAGGAGTTGAGACGTGATTTTGAAGCGCGTATTGCGCGCCTTGAAGCGACGATAGATCACATTGCGGCACTATCTGCAAAAACGATTGAAGAGACACGTGAGAAATTGCGCACCAAGGTACGTGAAATTCTGCTCGAAGAGTCCAAAGTGAGCCGAGAGCGGCTTGAGCTGGAAATTGTACTTTTAGCCGATAAAATGGATATCACAGAAGAGTGTGTGCGCTTTCGTAGCCATAACAAGTTTTTTCTTGAGACGCTGGCACAGCATGAAGCGCCTGGTCGACGCTTGAACTTTCTGTTGCAAGAGCAGAACCGAGAAGCCAATACGATTGCTGCTAAATCGCAAAATGCGGAAATCTCTCAGGCTGTTGTTTTCCTCAAAGAGGAGCTAGAGAAAATTCGAGAACAAGTTCAGAATATTGAGTAACTTATGTTTATTTCATTTGAAAGTCTTTTGCAAGATATGACAGCTGCTTCAGAGTCGGAGTCTGCTACGCATGTGTCATCTTCAGTGGCATCTGAACAGCCGAAGGGCAAACTCATTGTCTTTGCTGCACCTTCGGGCACAGGTAAATCCACGATTGCGAAGGCAGTACTTGCTGCATTTCCAAACCTCGTATTTTCAGTTTCGGCAACAACGCGCCCGATGCGTGAGGGTGAG is a genomic window of [Chlorobium] sp. 445 containing:
- a CDS encoding YicC family protein, with amino-acid sequence MIESMTGYGRGEYAENGLRAIAEIRSVNSRFVEILVKLPREFSARELEARELVRKELQRGKISLSVQLERDALVAPPVRIKPEVVKAYASLLRALQEAAQISTPITLDHLLKFSDMFESVEEEPEEVEREWQIICKAIDQAIQAVRMMRRKEGEELRRDFEARIARLEATIDHIAALSAKTIEETREKLRTKVREILLEESKVSRERLELEIVLLADKMDITEECVRFRSHNKFFLETLAQHEAPGRRLNFLLQEQNREANTIAAKSQNAEISQAVVFLKEELEKIREQVQNIE